Proteins co-encoded in one Aspergillus fumigatus Af293 chromosome 6, whole genome shotgun sequence genomic window:
- a CDS encoding tRNA(Thr) (cytosine(32)-N(3))-methyltransferase, whose product MLPDADSKDQLVTIIQSVKPPTVPPHRSHDPANNLKRTDPYQFGSRYLEEGDDVFEFNAWDHVEPDDEFKAFAEVQYAKQRESPVSDFDKQRFNKDPAKWWNLFYKNNTSNFFKDRKWLRQEFPVLAEVTQKGAGRKVVLEVGAGAGNTAFPLITHNKNEELMVHACDFSKTAVQVMRESEHYNPKFISADVWDVTAVPDEENNGLPPGLTEGSVDVVILIFIFSALAPSQWDQAIRNVYRVLKPGGLVLFRDYGRGDLAQVRFKKGRYMDENFYVRGDGTRVYFFEKEQLEKMWGTWTPEKGLQMAEDNSIVAESEGAFDVEKIGVDRRLIVNRQRKLKMYRCWIQAHYRKRETPAAVEAEKADS is encoded by the coding sequence ATGTTGCCGGACGCAGATTCTAAAGATCAGCTTGTAACTATCATACAATCAGTCAAGCCTCCCACCGTCCCCCCGCATCGCTCGCACGACCCCGCCAACAACCTCAAGCGCACCGATCCCTACCAGTTCGGCTCCCGCTACCTCGAGGAAGGCGACGATGTCTTCGAGTTCAACGCCTGGGATCATGTCGAACCGGACGACGAGTTCAAAGCCTTCGCCGAAGTCCAATACGCCAAGCAACGTGAATCCCCCGTCTCAGACTTCGACAAGCAGCGCTTCAACAAGGACCCCGCGAAATGGTGGAATCTGTTCTACAAGAACAACACGtccaacttcttcaaggatcGCAAGTGGTTGCGCCAGGAGTTTCCCGTGCTCGCCGAGGTAACGCAGAAGGGAGCGGGCAGGAAGGTCGTGCTGGAGGTTGGTGCCGGGGCGGGCAACACGGCGTTTCCGCTCATTACACATAATAAGAACGAGGAGTTGATGGTGCATGCATGCGATTTTTCCAAGACGGCGGTGCAGGTGATGCGTGAGAGCGAGCACTACAATCCCAAGTTTATTTCGGCGGATGTGTGGGACGTGACAGCCGTGCCGGACGAGGAGAACAATGGGCTTCCTCCGGGGTTGACGGAGGGGTCAGTAGATGTGGTtattctcatcttcattttttCCGCTTTGGCACCCAGTCAATGGGACCAGGCTATTCGGAATGTCTATCGGGTATTGAAACCAGGCGGGCTCGTTCTGTTCCGTGACTATGGGCGCGGCGATTTGGCTCAGGTGCGATTCAAAAAAGGCCGGTACATGGACGAGAATTTTTATGTCCGCGGCGACGGCACCAGGGTCTACTTTTTCGAGAAAGAacagctggagaagatgtggGGGACATGGACGCCAGAGAAAGGTCTGCAGATGGCTGAGGACAACTCCATCGTGGCGGAGTCCGAGGGCGCATTCGACGTGGAGAAGATAGGCGTTGATCGACGCTTGATTGTCAATCGCCAGCGGAAACTCAAGATGTACCGCTGCTGGATCCAGGCTCATTACAGAAAACGCGAGACACCTGCCGCAGtggaggctgagaaggcgGATTCGTGA
- the gprP gene encoding hemolysin III family protein, translated as MACTTQSMTLESYPDATSTSFATTPSEGTGLLRDRRRRHSFHTARKLSCDYDGDAIFLRVELFLAELERRMHWIEQYRKSHMVHIDSSLRRAYATLEAVRDSCSYASGELMGGGKKRAKILVETLEDRYNDALATKETLEQKAQAGVRLMESFLVELESRAHAVRDRGIYGALDDGWKAVDSKLVHAREVVDEGIEQARRAKDSLRESINRAILLAQEQRLITYADLPHPWRINPHILQGYRFSSSKVECLMSVFSVCNETVNIWSHLIGLFIVLSVAFYFYPLNPNFHLSTKTDVAIAAVFFFAACKCLVCSTLWHTMNSIANQPLMERFACVDYTGISLLVAASIVTTEYTAFYCEPVSRWTYILLTMSLGIGGVILPWHPTFNRNDLAWARVAFYVTLALTGFAPLFQLTYTRGFVWCLYFYAPVVKSILVYFAGACIYASQIPERWRPGLFDYFGGSHNIWHIAVLGGILFHYCAMQDLFANAFVRAKGECPSLTA; from the exons ATGGCCTGCACCACGCAATCTATGACCCTCGAGTCGTATCCAGATGCTACCTCAACGTCTTTTGCGACGACTCCCAGCGAGGGAACCGGTCTTTTGCGCGATCGAAGGCGTAGGCACTCGTTCCACACGGCTCGGAAGTTGTCTTGTGACTATGATGGCGATGCTATCTTTCTGAGG GTTGAGCTCTTCCTAGCGGAACTGGAAAGACGCATGCATTGGATCGAACAGTATCGAAAGTCGCACATGGTTCACATCGACTCGAGTCTTCGCAGAGCGTATGCGACCCTAGAAGCCGTGAGAGACTCATGCTCCTACGCCTCCGGGGAGCTTATGGGAGGTGGAAAGAAGAGAGCCAAGATCCTGGTCGAGACCCTCGAGGACCGCTACAACGATGCGCTGGCTACAAAGGAGACGCTGGAGCAAAAGGCTCAAGCCGGAGTACGCctgatggagtccttcctggtCGAGCTGGAGTCTCGAGCCCATGCGGTTCGCGACCGGGGCATTTATGGCGCTCTGGACGATGGATGGAAGGCCGTCGACTCGAAGTTGGTGCACGCTCGTGAAGTGGTCGACGAGGGAATAGAACAGGCTCGTCGAGCCAAGGATTCGCTACGGGAGAGCATTAACCGTGCCATCTTACTAGCTCAAGAGCAGCGATTGATCACTTACGCTGACCTTCCTCACCCGTGGCGAATCAATCCCCACATCTTGCAGGGATATCGCTTTTCCTCATCGAAGGTGGAATGTCTCATGTCAGTCTTCAGCGTCTGCAACGAAACCGTCAATATCTGGTCGCACCTGATCGgtctcttcatcgtcctctcGGTCGCCTTCTACTTTTACCCTCTCAATCCTAATTTTCATCTGAGCACCAAGACCGATGTGGCGATCGCTGCTGTATTTTTCTTTGCTGCGTGCAAGTGTCTGGTCTGCAGTACTCTGTGGCACACCATGAACAGCATTGCCAATCAGCCGCTTATGGAGAGATTTGCCTGTGTCGATTACACGGGGATCTCGCTTCTGGTGGCCGCCTCCATTGTGACGACCGAGTACACGGCTTTCTACTGCGAGCCCGTTTCTCGCTGGACGTATATTTTACTGACCATGTCGCTCGGAATCGGCGGTGTCATTCTGCCCTGGCATCCCACTTTTAATCGTAATGACTTGGCTTGGGCTCGTGTGGCATTTTATGTGACCCTTGCGCTTACAGGATTTGCGCCCTTGTTCCAGCTCACTTATACGCGCGGATTCGTCTGGTGTCTTTACTTCTATGCTCCCGTTGTGAAGAGTATTCTGGTCTACTTTGCCGGAGCTTGCATCTATGCCTCTCAGATTCCTGAGCGATGGCGCCCAGGACTTTTCGACTACTTCGGTGGCAGCCACAACATCTGGCATATAGCTGTGCTCGGTGGTATTCTGTTCCACTACTGCGCCATGCAGGACTTGTTCGCCAATGCGTTCGTTCGAGCTAAGGGAGAATGCCCCAGCTTGACGGCATGA
- the PIG-S gene encoding GPI-anchored transamidase GPI17 codes for MTSQHADLRSFIEHTAQPPNHPTMSSKASAQQLPPPEKPEAIRTRFGVIAAFWAVVIFLGFPIWWKTTSIYRAHLPAQEMVDWANGKTCRPVFPLELRFETPSMPIPEAQSLLRTTQHTLDDLNEFSAHHLRLKLSEDTIAAESHVSAQGPSALAGSGRPDTALTVRLLPQEDLVTPKAELHSETTQLDIMYPPSQIPAPTASNSPLSAFIASEIQSLFTEEKAIVAQILSDSNLGSANINTPPSSNNQQPLAVLNSISPQLAENISKRLRRSMKYAETYHLAFSLFTPGAEPSSWDIQAAVEEYISPLLQALEPISNFTVDTQVQLYATFSPTAPKPEYDEALAAWTLKKEDLSAFINAAEWPLSPSIGNGPTINFILYVPAPSQSPMVVKESGATSWIIPQWGGVFLLNPPLSTTQENHSSPTHLSKDALRAGFLTFSHQLLTLLGVPTTPTSLPFRLQTLIRVRAATLLLSASSTMGSLARLTESIPSIPIPANVAASVSSTLAHLASACTHLSEGRFEAALASARVAETEAERSFFDKSMVGQMYFSDEHKVAVYLPLLGPIGVPLVVGLLKEAKRIISDRKAKRALSS; via the exons ATGACTAGCCAGCATGCAGACCTGCGGTCTTTCATAGAACACACTGCACAACCACCCAACCACCCCACCATGAGTTCTAAAGCAAGCGCGCAACAACTTCCTCCGCCCGAGAAGCCAGAGGCTATTCGGACTCGATTCGGAGTCATTGCTGCATTCTGGGCCGTCGTCATCTTTCTAGGATTTCCGATATGGTGGAAGACTACATCTATCTATCGGGCTCATTTGCCTGCTCAGGAGATGGTCGATTGGGCCAATGGAAAG ACCTGCCGTCCTGTATTTCCTCTTGAACTCCGTTTTGAGACACCATCTATGCCCATCCCAGAGGCTCAGAGTCTTCTCCGGACTACGCAGCATACTCTTGACGACCTCAACGAATTCTCCGCCCATCACCTCCGCCTGAAGCTGTCCGAAGACACAATCGCTGCAGAAAGCCATGTGAGCGCGCAAGGACCGTCGGCGCTTGCTGGTTCAGGCAGACCTGATACCGCATTGACAGTTCGACTGTTACCTCAGGAGGATTTGGTCACTCCCAAGGCAGAGCTCCATTCCGAAACCACCCAGCTGGATATCATGTATCCCCCCAGCCAGATTCCCGCTCCCACAGCTTCCAACTCGCCCTTGTCGGCCTTCATCGCGAGCGAAATACAGAGTCTGTTTACGGAGGAAAAGGCAATCGTTGCCCAAATCCTGTCCGACAGCAACCTCGGCAGTGCCAACATCAACACTCCTCCATCTTCGAACAATCAGCAGCCCTTGGCAGTTCTTAACTCCATCTCTCCGCAATTAGCAGAAAATATCAGCAAACGGTTGAGACGGTCCATGAAGTATGCCGAAACCTATCACCTGGCCTTTTCTCTATTCACGCCCGGCGCAGAGCCTTCCTCCTGGGACATTCAAGCAGCTGTGGAGGAATATATTTCCCCTTTGCTGCAAGCGCTGGAACCCATTAGCAATTTCACTGTCGACACGCAAGTACAGCTATACGCGACCTTCTCTCCAACCGCGCCCAAACCCGAATATGACGAGGCGCTAGCAGCTTGgaccttgaagaaggaagatcTGAGTGCCTTCATCAATGCCGCCGAATGGCCCTTGAGCCCTAGTATCGGAAACGGCCCAACAATTAACTTCATTCTCTATGTGCCTGCGCCTTCACAGTCGCCAATGGTCGTCAAGGAGAGCGGTGCGACCAGCTGGATCATCCCTCAATGGGGCggcgtcttcctcctcaaccccCCTCTATCCACCACCCAAGAGAACCACTCCAGCCCGACCCATTTGTCCAAGGATGCACTACGCGCCGGCTTCTTAACATTCTcccaccagctcctcaccTTACTTGGCGTCCCTACTACGCCTACCTCCCTGCCATTCCGTTTACAAACGCTGATCCGCGTCCGCGCGGCcacgctcctcctctccgcatcctccacCATGGGCTCGCTCGCCCGTCTCACCGAGTCCATCCCCTCAATCCCCATCCCAGCTAATGTCGCCGCATCTGTATCCTCCACTCTCGCTCATTTGGCCTCGGCATGCACTCATCTCAGCGAGGGCCGCTTCGAAGCAGCTCTTGCCAGCGCCCGCGTGGCGGAAACGGAGGCCGAGCGCAGTTTCTTCGACAAGAGCATGGTGGGGCAAATGTATTTTTCGGATGAACATAAAGTGGCCGTATACCTACCCTTACTGGGGCCCATTGGCGTCCCTCTTGTCGTGGGACTCCTAAAAGAGGCCAAGAGGATTATTTCGGATCGGAAGGCTAAGCGGGCATTATCCTCATGA
- a CDS encoding NmrA-like family protein codes for MTPSILIAGATGNTGRAVAQTLPRLLQSSSTLSGARIIALTRSSSSPVAQELAKLPGVEVIQQNWVEITADWLREHQVVRAFIASHNEPTQFAEESTFHLNALNAGVKYVVRISTTAANVRPDCPAYYARQHWAIEALLGSPEFNDLQWTSLQPNVFSPFVLSPAAELIKQYRRTGEQGTLRLILSEDAPVGIIDPDEAGVIAAHLLSQDDPSVHNRAKYILNGPQDITGKQIVDMVKQHIGVPVKDVSYRDVSFIDQLYEYQYAAAKPSKNVIYSIKRAPETAWEGKCSTSTTSNVILELAAPKRTPADTLKTLLEEYGNHK; via the coding sequence ATGACTCCTTCCATCCTGATCGCCGGCGCCACTGGCAACACCGGCCGAGCTGTCGCTCAGACGCTGCCAAGGTTGCTTCAGTCTAGCAGCACTTTGTCTGGGGCACGCATCATTGCCCTCACTCGCTCTTCCAGCAGTCCAGTGGCACAAGAACTTGCTAAACTACCTGGAGTCGAAGTGATCCAGCAGAACTGGGTTGAGATCACTGCCGACTGGCTGCGTGAACATCAAGTGGTTAGAGCCTTCATTGCATCCCACAATGAGCCTACCCAATTTGCCGAGGAGTCGACCTTCCATCTTAATGCTCTCAACGCCGGCGTCAAGTATGTCGTGCGGATCTCAACTACAGCCGCGAATGTGCGTCCGGATTGCCCTGCCTACTATGCACGACAGCACTGGGCCATTGAGGCTCTCCTCGGCTCCCCCGAGTTCAACGACTTGCAGTGGACGTCTCTTCAGCCAAATGTCTTCTCGCCTTTTGTTTTGTCCCCTGCTGCGGAGCTGATTAAACAGTACCGCAGAACCGGCGAGCAGGGTACCCTTCGTCTGATCCTGTCAGAGGATGCACCCGTCGGGATCATCGACCCTGACGAGGCTGGTGTCATTGCAGCTCATCTTTTGTCCCAAGATGATCCTTCCGTGCACAACAGGGCCAAATACATTCTGAACGGGCCCCAGGACATAACTGGAAAGCAGATTGTTGACATGGTTAAGCAACACATCGGTGTACCTGTCAAAGACGTCAGTTACCGAGACGTCTCTTTCATCGACCAGCTGTATGAGTACCAATATGCGGCAGCCAAGCCATCGAAGAACGTCATCTACTCGATCAAGCGGGCCCCCGAGACAGCTTGGGAAGGGAAATGCTCGACTTCTACAACCAGCAACGTGATTCTGGAGCTTGCTGCTCCGAAACGGACACCTGCTGATACCTTAAAAACCTTACTAGAGGAGTACGGAAATCATAAGTAG